The proteins below are encoded in one region of Colletotrichum lupini chromosome 5, complete sequence:
- a CDS encoding phospholipid metabolism enzyme regulator, protein MEKTSSTRNGPSDASQSRIEHTETSITTPSNNAAETQPHSKPSSATTSLTPSPYNSRDTSPSRKAQKPVHAPKSASTPGLRSRKGSQQDLTAVRTPRSNTNIPGPATSSRTLSAATTPTLLPNSQESFLRSINPQKAPLNTEVAQTRDSPRWPVSPRLRSPPPQLNKPHIPPTARKGEQEAPRVNLTKASPTPQPDPLTSMSESETDDSQLPSGVRTPVTVNGSTLETVQEVSLPNSPGQMDSTLEQVNEKLAHEAAVSAESLATQVDNNRTIRLSRGALQAHDNMGDNGIPRVRSQSSAPAPTVTRQSSVLSNKQGKSKATGEGSSLIVETETVSSIPQVALAPASKLEVGSGTLRAKPSTETIRPKKDKKKTSRKQPTVNSGNASSKADIFEAKVASAVDEANTSDSEETFVYDSNPPDVDRRRFHSRTPSATSMISQADRPGGMGMRSIHEALQGSGAAAAAVGLKKSMKFVNTFNSNGAESLGVDEDGKGSGRSVGPGSGRGTSRHHHHNHFGRWGRQPGNSHPSLFDNESLFPNAARSKLSGNTSRQSSGPPSPRVASSARGGPHALGKRSSIQMARYDAADDTTTTGADDERTPLITSTVRSSRRSRRQPANLRNLESQTYRQQPSYLNRFAACLVVTMMLLLVITGAIGFMFATSQPLTDIQLVSVKNVLASDPELMFDLTVKAHNPNIVVVSIDQANLEIFAKSPHAGTDFDWWKRPHEGELGDPDMHIRDDPPDDPPDEDNAPNMRLGTIMEFDSPLSFEGSFFNKGVSASTGTMRLHLPGNHSAGGSERWGRIIQDEFDLIVKGVVRYSLPLSQRVRSAPISGRTTVKPNSANDPSLRPNTTLPGEVPGLEP, encoded by the exons ATGGAAAAGACATCCAGCACCAGAAACGGGCCCTCTGACGCAAGCCAGTCACGCATAGAACATACAGAGACGTCCATCACTACCCCCTCAAACAACGCCGCCGAGACCCAACCGCACTCTAAACCATCCTCCGCCACAACCTCGTTAACACCATCACCATACAACTCCCGCGACACCTCCCCGTCACGAAAGGCACAGAAGCCCGTTCACGCGCCCAAATCCGCATCTACCCCCGGCCTGAGGTCGCGCAAAGGCAGCCAACAGGACTTGACTGCAGTACGGACACCCAGGTCCAATACCAATATACCAGGACCAGCGACGTCGTCCAGGACGCTCTCCGCAGCGACAACTCCTACTTTACTCCCGAATTCCCAAGAATCCTTCCTTAGATCTATCAATCCTCAGAAGGCACCCCTCAATACTGAGGTAGCTCAAACGAGAGACAGCCCTCGCTGGCCTGTGTCGCCTCGCTTGCGCTCGCCCCCTCCTCAGCTCAATAAGCCTCACATTCCGCCCACTGCACGAAAAGGCGAGCAGGAAGCCCCGAGGGTGAATCTCACGAAAGCCTCTCCGACTCCACAACCGGACCCCCTCACTTCCATGTCAGAGAGCGAAACCGACGACTCGCAACTACCATCTGGCGTGCGAACCCCAGTAACCGTCAACGGCTCGACTCTGGAAACAGTACAGGAAGTAAGTTTGCCGAATTCGCCAGGGCAAATGGACTCTACGCTGGAGCAGGTCAACGAGAAGTTGGCCCACGAGGCTGCTGTGAGTGCCGAAAGCCTAGCGACACAAGTGGACAACAATCGCACCATTCGCCTTAGCAGGGGAGCCCTCCAGGCTCACGATAACATGGGCGACAACGGGATACCCAGAGTGCGATCGCAGAGCTCCGCTCCTGCCCCGACGGTCACGCGACAGTCTAGTGTGCTGTCCAACAAGCAAGGCAAGAGCAAAGCAACGGGAGAAGGATCTTCCCTCATAGTCGAGACGGAAACGGTGTCGTCTATTCCCCAGGTGGCATTGGCACCTGCTTCTAAATTGGAAGTCGGCAGCGGCACACTCAGGGCGAAGCCAAGTACCGAGACGATTAGGCCCAAGAAagacaagaagaagacgagcCGGAAGCAACCCACGGTCAATTCTGGCAACG CATCCTCCAAAGCAGATATTTTTGAGGCTAAAGTGGCCAGCGCCGTTGACGAGGCGAATACGTCAGACTCAGAGGAAACATTCGTATACGATAGTAACCCCCCGGATGTCGACAGGCGCAGATTTCACTCGCGGACACCTAGCGCTACTTCGATGATTAGCCAGGCCGACAGACCTGGCGGTATGGGGATGCGCTCAATTCATGAGGCTCTGCAAGGCAGCGGCGCCGCCGCTGCAGCCGTCGGGCTGAAGAAGAGCATGAAGTTCGTCAACACGTTTAACAGCAATGGAGCAGAGAGCCTTGGCGTCGATGAAGATGGTAAGGGCAGCGGCAGGAGTGTAGGCCCAGGATCGGGCAGAGGTACGAGTAGGCATCACCACCACAATCACTTTGGTCGCTGGGGGCGACAGCCAGGAAACTCACACCCTTCACTTTTCGACAACGAATCCCTCTTTCCAAATGCTGCTCGATCTAAGCTCTCGGGCAACACCTCGAGACAGTCATCCGGCCCTCCTAGTCCTAGGGTTGCGAGCTCCGCTAGAGGTGGACCTCACGCGCTCGGAAAGCGATCGTCGATTCAGATGGCTCGTTATGATGCAGCCGACGATACTACGACCACTGGCGCTGACGACGAGCGCACCCCATTGATTACGTCCACAGTCAGGTCCTCCAGGAGGAGCAGACGTCAACCTGCGAATTTGCGGAACCTCGAATCACAGACGTACAGGCAGCAGCCATCCTATCTGAATCGATTTGCAGCATGTTTGGTTGTCACTATGATGTTGCTCCTCGTCATTACTGGCGCGATTGGCTTTATGTTCGCGACCTCGCAGCCGCTGACAGACATTCAGTTGGTCTCTGTCAAGAACGTCTTGGCTAGTGACCCAGAATTGATGTTCGACCTAACGGTCAAAGCCCACAATCCCAACATCGTGGTCGTCTCTATCGATCAGGCGAATCTGGAGATATTTGCAAAGTCGCCTCACGCGGGCACCGACTTTGACTGGTGGAAGCGGCCACATGAAGGGGAGTTGGGAGACCCAGACATGCATATTCGAGACGATCCTCCCGATGATCCACCAGACGAAGACAATGCTCCGAACATGCGACTCGGAACCATCATGGAGTTTGATAGCCCGCTATCTTTTGAGGGGTCTTTCTTCAATAAGGGTGTATCAGCATCGACAGGCACCATGAGACTTCATCTTCCAGGCAACCACTCTGCTGGAGGTTCTGAGCGATGGGGTCGTATCATCCAGGATGAATTCGACTTGATCGTCAAAGGTGTCGTCCGTTATTCTCTACCGTTGAGCCAGCGGGTTAGAAGCGCACCAATTTCTGGCAGAACAACAGTCAAGCCAAACTCGGCTAATGACCCTTCTCTCCGACCAAACACCACACTCCCTGGAGAAGTACCTGGTCTTGAACCGTAG
- a CDS encoding ribosomal protein L10.e, which yields MARRPARCYRYCKNKPYPKSRFNRGVPDPKIRIFDLGRKKATVDDFPLCIHMVSNEYEQLSSEALEAARICANKYFVKTAGKESFHLRVRAHPFHVVRINKMLSCAGADRLQTGMRGAWGKPNGTVARVNIGQIIMSIRTRDSNKAVALEALRRSQYKFPGRQKIIISKNWGFTPLRREEYLEKKAAGRVKVDGAYVQFLANHGSLEQNMKRFPDAFASEA from the exons ATGGCCCGTCGTCCCGCTCGTTGCTACCGGTACTGCAAGAACAAG CCGTACCCCAAGTCGCGCTTCAACCGCGGTGTCCCCGACCCCAAGATTCGCATCTTCGATCTTGGCCGCAAGAAGGCGACTGTCGATGACTTCCCTCTCTGCATCCACATGGTCTCCAACGAGTACGAGCAGCTGAGTTCCGAGGCTCTCGAGGCCGCTCGCATTTGCGCCAACAAGTACTTCGTCAAGACCGCCGGAAAGGAGTCCTTCCACCTTCGCGTCCGCGCCCACCCCTTCCACGTCGTCCGTATCAACAAGATGTTGTCTTGCGCCGGTGCCGATAGACTTCAGACTGGTATGCGTGGTGCCTGGGGTAAGCCCAACGGCACAGTCGCCCGTGTCAACATTGGCCAGATCATCATGTCCATCCGTACTCGTGACTCCA ACAAGGCTGTTGCCCTCGAGGCCCTCCGCCGCTCCCAGTACAAGTTCCCTGGTCGCCAGAAAATCATTATCTCCAAGAACTGGGGCTTCACCCCTCTTCGCCGCGAGGAGTACCTCGAGAAGAAGGCTGCTGGCCGCGTCAAGGTCGATGGTGCCTACGTTCAGTTCCTTGCCAACCACGGCTCCCTCGAGCAGAACATGAAGCGCTTCCCCGATGCTTTCGCCTCCGAGGCTTAA
- a CDS encoding ribosomal protein L7Ae/L30e/S12e/Gadd45 family protein: protein MAPVKKAKKDQNSINSKLALVVKSGRIVLGYKETLKTLRTGKAKLVLIAGNTPPLRKSELEYYAMLSKVPVHHFGGTNVSCSRTEGSWHCFAPDLLLLPISKTSSLLVNPAKKSLRLWRIEMGTAVGKLFRCGTLAIIDAGDSDILSDQVA from the exons ATGGCTCCCGTTAAGAAGGCGAAGAAGGACCAGAACTCCATCAACAG CAAGCTTGCTCTTGTTGTCAAGTCTGGTCGCATCGTGCTGGGATACAAGGAGACCCTCAAGACCCTCCGCACCGGCAAGGCCAAGCTCGTCCTCATTGCTGGCAACACTCCTCCTCTCCGCAAGTCTGAGCTCGAGTACTACGCCATGTTGAGCAAGGTCCCCGTTCACCACTTCGGTGGCACCAACGTAAGTTGTTCTCGCACAGAAGGGAGCTGGCACTGCTTCGCTCCCGACCTTCTCTTGCTACCGATCTCGAAGACCTCCAGTCTCTTGGTCAACCCAGCGAAGAAGTCTCTCAGGCTTTGGAGG ATCGAGATGGGAACTGCCGTCGGAAAGCTCTTCCGCTGTGGTACCTTGGCCATCATCGATGCCGGTGACTCCGACATCCTCAGCGACCAGGTCGCTTAA